The following proteins are encoded in a genomic region of Jaculus jaculus isolate mJacJac1 chromosome 21, mJacJac1.mat.Y.cur, whole genome shotgun sequence:
- the LOC101598864 gene encoding zinc finger protein 709-like — protein MDSLTFEDVAVIFTLEEWALLDIFQKNLYQAVMQETCRNLSFLGIKWKRQDLEVQYKGLKRNPRTQAAEKLPEHKDGSQYRGSFSKNVGDEEMVNKKSQRIKLYEHHICEEEDIGHSSVNKHITSTKRKVCDYVEYVKKYYECETCNKAFTCPISYRKHKKIHAGEKPYKCKQCGKAFAYRLFAERHMKTHNGDMPYKCKICTKVFCSASSLREHKIMHSGETPECKQCGRVFWTTSSLHVHERLHTREKLYECKHCGKTFKGSCSFRLHERTHTGEKPYECKHCGKTFTHSSHVRAHERIHTGEKPYECKQCGKTFTSGHCARRHLGTHSGDWPYKCKICDKAFPYVYSLRHHEKSHTIEKPYECKLCGKTFKYSSSLRNHETIHTGEKPYACERCGKTFSCSSYFRDHMRIHSELKPYQCKKCEKTFSHSKRLKKHMKIHS, from the exons ATG GACTCACTGACCTTTGAGGATGTGGCTGTTATCTTTACACTGGAGGAGTGGGCTCTGCTGGACATTTTTCAGAAGAATCTTTACCAAGCTGTGATGCAGGAAACCTGTAGAAATCTCTCTTTTTTGG GAATAAAATGGAAACGCCAGGATTTGGAAGTTCAGTACAAAGGTCTAAAGAGAAATCCAAG AACTCAAGCTGCAGAAAAACTCCCTGAACATAAAGATGGTAGTCAATATAGAGGAAGCTTCAGCAAAAATGTAGGTGATGAAGAAATGGTAAACAAGAAAAGTCAAAGAATAAAGCTTTATGAACACCATATCTGTGAAGAAGAGGACATTGGTCATTCATCTGTTAACAAGCACATTACATCTACTAAACGCAAAGTTTGTGATTATGTGGAATACGTAAAGAAATATTATGAATGTGAAACATGTAATAAAGCCTTTACATGCCCCATTTCCTATCGAAAACATAAAAAGATTCATGCTGGAGAGAAACCCTATAAATGTAAGCAGTGTGGGAAGGCTTTCGCTTACCGCTTATTTGCTGAAAGACACATGAAGACTCACAATGGAGACATGCCTTATAAATGTAAGATTTGTACAAAAGTGTTTTGTTCTGCTAGTTCACTTCGAGAGCACAAAATAATGCACTCGGGAGAGACACCTGAATGTAAGCAATGTGGGAGAGTCTTTTGGACTACCAGTTCCCTGCATGTGCATGAAAGGCTTCATACAAGAGAGAAGCTCTATGAATGCAAGCACTGTGGAAAAACTTTCAAGGGTAGCTGCTCCTTTCGATTACATGAAAGGactcatactggagagaaaccttatGAATGTAAGCACTGTGGTAAGACCTTCACACATTCTAGTCATGTTCGAGCACATGAAAgaattcacactggagagaaaccctatgaatgtaaGCAATGTGGCAAAACTTTCACTTCTGGCCACTGTGCTAGAAGACACTTGGGTACTCACAGTGGAGACTGGCCTTACAAATGTAAGATATGTGATAAAGCATTTCCTTATGTTTATTCCCTTCGACACCATGAAAAATCTCACACTATCgagaaaccctatgaatgtaaaCTATGTGGTAAAACCTTTAAATATTCTTCATCCCTTCGAAATCATGAGACTAttcacactggagaaaaacctTATGCATGTGAGCGTTGTGGGAAGACCTTCAGTTGTTCTAGTTACTTTCGAGATCAtatgagaatacacagtgaattgaAGCCCTACCAATGCAAGAAGTGTGAGAAGACATTCTCTCATTCCAAACGTCttaaaaaacacatgaaaatacaCAGTTGA
- the LOC123456363 gene encoding zinc finger protein 14-like isoform X2: MESVSFEDVAVNFTPEEWALLDSSQKRLHRDVMQETFRNLAVIGKKQENQNLEDDYKNLRRVLPIAVQNEHQQREILEYAETLGTCKECGKAFSSLQSFWKHVRTHTGDKTCECKQCGKAFSSHSDVQKHERIHAGEKPCVCKDCGKGFMTLTGIQRHMLTHNEDGPYICKVCGKVFHCSNSFFTHERTHTGEKLYRCKQCGKAFSYPSGLRRHERIHSGEKPYECKQFLKVFSSLSKVERHEQTHSGVTYICEQYGLAFNNHNSLQCHEKISSLGKPYVYKQCGKTFTCSGALRRHERIHTGVKPYECKVCGKAFIDCSSLQCHERIHSGEKPYVCKLCGKAFSRHGSLRYHERIHSGEKPYICKQCGKAFMHHNALRYHEQIHSGEKSYGCKQCGKAFMLRSALKRHERIHSGLKPCLCRVCGKAFTFHSSLHCHERTHTGEKPYICKQCGKAFMYLSSLRCHENIHSAEKPYVCKLCGAAFTYHSSFQRHERIHRGEKPYVCKLCGKAFTDHSSLKCHERIHTGEKPYVCNQCGKSYSTHSSLRYHERMHINYVGGPAPL; encoded by the exons GAATCTGTGTCCTTTGAGGATGTGGCTGTGAACTTTACCCCAGAGGAGTGGGCTTTGCTGGATTCTTCCCAAAAGAGGCTACACAGAGATGTGATGCAGGAAACTTTCAGGAATCTGGCTGTCATAG GAAAAAAGCAAGAGAACCAAAACCTTGAAGACGACTATAAAAACTTAAGGAGAGTTCTGCCCATTGCAGTTCAGAATGAACACCAACAACGTGAGATTCTGGAATATGCGGAAACACTGGGTACATGTAAGGAATGTGGAAAGGCCTTTAgttctctccagtccttttggaAGCATGTGAGGACTCACACTGGGGACAAAACATGTGAATGTAAGCAATGTGGCAAAGCCTTTAGTAGTCATAGTGATGTTCAGAAACATGAAAGAATACATGCTGGAGAGAAACCTTGTGTTTGCAAAGATTGTGGAAAAGGTTTCATGACTCTTACTGGTATTCAGAGGCACATGCTAACACACAATGAAGATGGACCATATATATGTAAGGTGTGTGGTAAAGTCTTTCACTGTTCCAATTCATTCTTTACGCATGAAAgaactcacactggagagaagctTTATAGATGTAAacagtgtgggaaagccttcagttATCCTAGTGGCCTTCGCCGCCATGAAAGGATCCATAGtggagagaagccctatgaatgcAAGCAATTTCTGAAagtcttttcttctttgagtaaAGTTGAAAGGCATGAACAGACTCACAGTGGAGTAACATATATATGTGAGCAATATGGGCTAGCCTTCAATAATCACAATTCCCTTCAGTGCCATGAAAAGATTAGCAGTTTAGGGAAACCCTATGTATATAAACAATGTGGGAAAACATTTACTTGTTCTGGTGCCTTGCGGAGACATGAACGGATTCATACTGGAGTGAAGCCCTATGAATGCAAGgtatgtgggaaagcctttattGATTGTAGTTCCCTTCAATGCCATGAAAGGATTCATAGTGGAGAGAAACCTTATGTCTGTAAGttatgtgggaaagccttcagtcGCCATGGTTCACTTCGATACCATGAAAGGATTCACAGTGGAGAGAAGCCCTATATATGCAAACAGTGTGGGAAGGCCTTCATGCACCACAATGCTCTTAGATATCATGAACAGATTCACAGTGGAGAGAAATCCTATGGATGTAAgcaatgtgggaaagcttttatGCTGCGCAGTGCCTTGAAAAGACATGAACGAATTCACAGTGGATTGAAACCATGTCTATGCAGGGTATGTGGTAAAGCCTTCACATTTCACAGTTCCCTTCATTGTCATGAAAGgactcacactggagagaaaccctataTATGTAAGcagtgtgggaaagcctttatGTATCTTAGTTCCCTTCGTTGCCATGAAAATATTCACAGTGCAGAGAAACCCTATGTATGTAAGCTATGTGGGGCAGCCTTCACTTACCACAGTTCCTTTCAACGTCATGAAAGGATTCACAGGGGAGAGAAACCGTATGTATGTAAGTTATGTGGAAAAGCCTTCACTGATCATAGTTCCCTTAAATGTCATGAAAGgattcacactggagagaaaccatATGTGTGTAACCAATGTGGGAAATCCTATAGTACTCACAGTTCCCTTCGATACCATGAGAGGATGCACATAAACTATGTTGGAGGGCCTGCTCCTCTTTGA
- the LOC123456363 gene encoding zinc finger protein 14-like isoform X1, whose product MATSFLGQESVSFEDVAVNFTPEEWALLDSSQKRLHRDVMQETFRNLAVIGKKQENQNLEDDYKNLRRVLPIAVQNEHQQREILEYAETLGTCKECGKAFSSLQSFWKHVRTHTGDKTCECKQCGKAFSSHSDVQKHERIHAGEKPCVCKDCGKGFMTLTGIQRHMLTHNEDGPYICKVCGKVFHCSNSFFTHERTHTGEKLYRCKQCGKAFSYPSGLRRHERIHSGEKPYECKQFLKVFSSLSKVERHEQTHSGVTYICEQYGLAFNNHNSLQCHEKISSLGKPYVYKQCGKTFTCSGALRRHERIHTGVKPYECKVCGKAFIDCSSLQCHERIHSGEKPYVCKLCGKAFSRHGSLRYHERIHSGEKPYICKQCGKAFMHHNALRYHEQIHSGEKSYGCKQCGKAFMLRSALKRHERIHSGLKPCLCRVCGKAFTFHSSLHCHERTHTGEKPYICKQCGKAFMYLSSLRCHENIHSAEKPYVCKLCGAAFTYHSSFQRHERIHRGEKPYVCKLCGKAFTDHSSLKCHERIHTGEKPYVCNQCGKSYSTHSSLRYHERMHINYVGGPAPL is encoded by the exons ATGGCAACTTCATTCTTAGGCCAG GAATCTGTGTCCTTTGAGGATGTGGCTGTGAACTTTACCCCAGAGGAGTGGGCTTTGCTGGATTCTTCCCAAAAGAGGCTACACAGAGATGTGATGCAGGAAACTTTCAGGAATCTGGCTGTCATAG GAAAAAAGCAAGAGAACCAAAACCTTGAAGACGACTATAAAAACTTAAGGAGAGTTCTGCCCATTGCAGTTCAGAATGAACACCAACAACGTGAGATTCTGGAATATGCGGAAACACTGGGTACATGTAAGGAATGTGGAAAGGCCTTTAgttctctccagtccttttggaAGCATGTGAGGACTCACACTGGGGACAAAACATGTGAATGTAAGCAATGTGGCAAAGCCTTTAGTAGTCATAGTGATGTTCAGAAACATGAAAGAATACATGCTGGAGAGAAACCTTGTGTTTGCAAAGATTGTGGAAAAGGTTTCATGACTCTTACTGGTATTCAGAGGCACATGCTAACACACAATGAAGATGGACCATATATATGTAAGGTGTGTGGTAAAGTCTTTCACTGTTCCAATTCATTCTTTACGCATGAAAgaactcacactggagagaagctTTATAGATGTAAacagtgtgggaaagccttcagttATCCTAGTGGCCTTCGCCGCCATGAAAGGATCCATAGtggagagaagccctatgaatgcAAGCAATTTCTGAAagtcttttcttctttgagtaaAGTTGAAAGGCATGAACAGACTCACAGTGGAGTAACATATATATGTGAGCAATATGGGCTAGCCTTCAATAATCACAATTCCCTTCAGTGCCATGAAAAGATTAGCAGTTTAGGGAAACCCTATGTATATAAACAATGTGGGAAAACATTTACTTGTTCTGGTGCCTTGCGGAGACATGAACGGATTCATACTGGAGTGAAGCCCTATGAATGCAAGgtatgtgggaaagcctttattGATTGTAGTTCCCTTCAATGCCATGAAAGGATTCATAGTGGAGAGAAACCTTATGTCTGTAAGttatgtgggaaagccttcagtcGCCATGGTTCACTTCGATACCATGAAAGGATTCACAGTGGAGAGAAGCCCTATATATGCAAACAGTGTGGGAAGGCCTTCATGCACCACAATGCTCTTAGATATCATGAACAGATTCACAGTGGAGAGAAATCCTATGGATGTAAgcaatgtgggaaagcttttatGCTGCGCAGTGCCTTGAAAAGACATGAACGAATTCACAGTGGATTGAAACCATGTCTATGCAGGGTATGTGGTAAAGCCTTCACATTTCACAGTTCCCTTCATTGTCATGAAAGgactcacactggagagaaaccctataTATGTAAGcagtgtgggaaagcctttatGTATCTTAGTTCCCTTCGTTGCCATGAAAATATTCACAGTGCAGAGAAACCCTATGTATGTAAGCTATGTGGGGCAGCCTTCACTTACCACAGTTCCTTTCAACGTCATGAAAGGATTCACAGGGGAGAGAAACCGTATGTATGTAAGTTATGTGGAAAAGCCTTCACTGATCATAGTTCCCTTAAATGTCATGAAAGgattcacactggagagaaaccatATGTGTGTAACCAATGTGGGAAATCCTATAGTACTCACAGTTCCCTTCGATACCATGAGAGGATGCACATAAACTATGTTGGAGGGCCTGCTCCTCTTTGA
- the LOC123456363 gene encoding zinc finger protein 709-like isoform X3: MQETFRNLAVIGKKQENQNLEDDYKNLRRVLPIAVQNEHQQREILEYAETLGTCKECGKAFSSLQSFWKHVRTHTGDKTCECKQCGKAFSSHSDVQKHERIHAGEKPCVCKDCGKGFMTLTGIQRHMLTHNEDGPYICKVCGKVFHCSNSFFTHERTHTGEKLYRCKQCGKAFSYPSGLRRHERIHSGEKPYECKQFLKVFSSLSKVERHEQTHSGVTYICEQYGLAFNNHNSLQCHEKISSLGKPYVYKQCGKTFTCSGALRRHERIHTGVKPYECKVCGKAFIDCSSLQCHERIHSGEKPYVCKLCGKAFSRHGSLRYHERIHSGEKPYICKQCGKAFMHHNALRYHEQIHSGEKSYGCKQCGKAFMLRSALKRHERIHSGLKPCLCRVCGKAFTFHSSLHCHERTHTGEKPYICKQCGKAFMYLSSLRCHENIHSAEKPYVCKLCGAAFTYHSSFQRHERIHRGEKPYVCKLCGKAFTDHSSLKCHERIHTGEKPYVCNQCGKSYSTHSSLRYHERMHINYVGGPAPL, encoded by the exons ATGCAGGAAACTTTCAGGAATCTGGCTGTCATAG GAAAAAAGCAAGAGAACCAAAACCTTGAAGACGACTATAAAAACTTAAGGAGAGTTCTGCCCATTGCAGTTCAGAATGAACACCAACAACGTGAGATTCTGGAATATGCGGAAACACTGGGTACATGTAAGGAATGTGGAAAGGCCTTTAgttctctccagtccttttggaAGCATGTGAGGACTCACACTGGGGACAAAACATGTGAATGTAAGCAATGTGGCAAAGCCTTTAGTAGTCATAGTGATGTTCAGAAACATGAAAGAATACATGCTGGAGAGAAACCTTGTGTTTGCAAAGATTGTGGAAAAGGTTTCATGACTCTTACTGGTATTCAGAGGCACATGCTAACACACAATGAAGATGGACCATATATATGTAAGGTGTGTGGTAAAGTCTTTCACTGTTCCAATTCATTCTTTACGCATGAAAgaactcacactggagagaagctTTATAGATGTAAacagtgtgggaaagccttcagttATCCTAGTGGCCTTCGCCGCCATGAAAGGATCCATAGtggagagaagccctatgaatgcAAGCAATTTCTGAAagtcttttcttctttgagtaaAGTTGAAAGGCATGAACAGACTCACAGTGGAGTAACATATATATGTGAGCAATATGGGCTAGCCTTCAATAATCACAATTCCCTTCAGTGCCATGAAAAGATTAGCAGTTTAGGGAAACCCTATGTATATAAACAATGTGGGAAAACATTTACTTGTTCTGGTGCCTTGCGGAGACATGAACGGATTCATACTGGAGTGAAGCCCTATGAATGCAAGgtatgtgggaaagcctttattGATTGTAGTTCCCTTCAATGCCATGAAAGGATTCATAGTGGAGAGAAACCTTATGTCTGTAAGttatgtgggaaagccttcagtcGCCATGGTTCACTTCGATACCATGAAAGGATTCACAGTGGAGAGAAGCCCTATATATGCAAACAGTGTGGGAAGGCCTTCATGCACCACAATGCTCTTAGATATCATGAACAGATTCACAGTGGAGAGAAATCCTATGGATGTAAgcaatgtgggaaagcttttatGCTGCGCAGTGCCTTGAAAAGACATGAACGAATTCACAGTGGATTGAAACCATGTCTATGCAGGGTATGTGGTAAAGCCTTCACATTTCACAGTTCCCTTCATTGTCATGAAAGgactcacactggagagaaaccctataTATGTAAGcagtgtgggaaagcctttatGTATCTTAGTTCCCTTCGTTGCCATGAAAATATTCACAGTGCAGAGAAACCCTATGTATGTAAGCTATGTGGGGCAGCCTTCACTTACCACAGTTCCTTTCAACGTCATGAAAGGATTCACAGGGGAGAGAAACCGTATGTATGTAAGTTATGTGGAAAAGCCTTCACTGATCATAGTTCCCTTAAATGTCATGAAAGgattcacactggagagaaaccatATGTGTGTAACCAATGTGGGAAATCCTATAGTACTCACAGTTCCCTTCGATACCATGAGAGGATGCACATAAACTATGTTGGAGGGCCTGCTCCTCTTTGA